In the Paludisphaera rhizosphaerae genome, one interval contains:
- a CDS encoding HlyD family secretion protein produces MSPNDSTPAAKPTPSTAPVAEAPAPPEARVAAPAPPPPSRPSFLSRMVRFVVVAGLLIGAGVYFYPGIHRSLTTVSTDDAFVNGHVTHVAPRIPETVKEVLVDDNDFVRSGDMLARLDPAMWDIRVQQAKSNLTAEERARDQAVAKAWSGAAAVRAGRFELASAISAVRNQAATLRVAVARLNEAKAAEALASKEAARYAELAERKSVTQEMADVRRTDFEQAQARVRQALGEVHSARVGLEIPDEPAPGHPLDEVPADVDQKHSSVLDALGKFALNLADLGVPTPAYYESPDQFIAELKSRAPDGDIDALIGKIVHEAPVVTSAAAQVQIARDRLAEAELNRSYCEIRAAVDGFVSNRNVNPGDHVAVGQRLMAIRSFQEVWIDCNFKETQLESIRVGQPVELEVDAYPHKVFHGRVTGFSPGTGSSMSLLPAQNATGNFVKIVQRLPVKVELIGGNPPVTPLFIGLSARPHVLIHAQPEGPNAGQRLRGSFPNVPVEPSWPSLNAPSSPRESSEAAPPAR; encoded by the coding sequence ATGAGCCCCAACGACTCAACTCCCGCAGCCAAACCGACGCCGTCGACCGCTCCCGTCGCCGAGGCCCCCGCGCCGCCGGAGGCGCGGGTTGCGGCCCCCGCACCGCCTCCGCCCTCGCGGCCGAGCTTTCTGAGTCGGATGGTCCGGTTCGTCGTGGTCGCGGGGCTTTTGATTGGGGCCGGCGTCTATTTCTATCCTGGCATCCACCGATCGTTGACCACGGTCTCGACCGACGACGCCTTCGTCAACGGACACGTGACGCACGTTGCGCCTCGGATCCCTGAGACGGTGAAGGAGGTGCTTGTCGACGACAACGACTTCGTTCGTTCCGGCGACATGCTGGCGCGTCTGGATCCAGCCATGTGGGACATCCGGGTTCAGCAGGCGAAGTCGAACCTCACGGCCGAGGAGAGGGCCCGCGACCAAGCGGTGGCCAAGGCGTGGTCGGGCGCCGCGGCCGTTCGCGCGGGGCGGTTCGAGTTGGCTTCGGCGATTTCGGCGGTCCGAAACCAGGCCGCAACCCTTCGCGTGGCCGTGGCCCGGCTCAACGAGGCGAAGGCGGCCGAGGCTCTCGCCTCCAAGGAAGCGGCCCGTTACGCCGAGCTCGCCGAACGCAAGTCCGTCACCCAGGAGATGGCCGACGTTCGACGGACCGACTTCGAGCAGGCCCAAGCCCGCGTCCGCCAGGCGTTGGGCGAAGTTCACAGCGCGCGGGTGGGCCTGGAGATTCCCGACGAGCCCGCCCCCGGGCACCCCCTCGACGAAGTCCCGGCCGACGTCGATCAAAAGCACTCCAGCGTCCTCGACGCCCTGGGCAAGTTCGCTTTGAACCTCGCCGATCTGGGGGTGCCAACCCCCGCCTACTACGAATCCCCCGACCAGTTCATCGCCGAGTTGAAGAGCCGAGCCCCCGACGGGGACATCGACGCCCTGATCGGGAAGATCGTCCACGAGGCCCCTGTCGTGACCTCGGCCGCGGCGCAGGTCCAGATCGCGCGCGACCGACTCGCCGAAGCCGAGTTGAACCGGAGCTACTGCGAGATTCGCGCGGCCGTGGACGGCTTCGTCTCCAACCGCAACGTCAACCCGGGCGATCATGTGGCCGTCGGCCAGCGACTGATGGCGATCCGCTCCTTTCAGGAAGTCTGGATCGACTGCAACTTCAAAGAGACGCAGCTCGAGTCGATCCGCGTCGGCCAGCCGGTCGAGCTTGAGGTCGACGCCTATCCCCACAAAGTTTTCCACGGCCGAGTCACAGGCTTCAGCCCTGGAACGGGCTCTTCCATGTCACTGCTCCCTGCGCAGAACGCGACGGGAAACTTCGTGAAGATCGTTCAGCGTCTGCCCGTGAAGGTCGAACTCATCGGCGGCAATCCGCCCGTTACGCCGCTGTTCATCGGCCTTTCGGCGCGTCCACACGTCCTGATCCACGCTCAGCCGGAGGGCCCCAACGCCGGCCAGCGTCTGCGGGGGAGTTTCCCGAACGTCCCCGTCGAGCCGTCGTGGCCGAGTCTCAACGCCCCTTCCTCACCGCGAGAATCCTCCGAGGCCGCGCCACCGGCCCGGTGA